In Phaeodactylum tricornutum CCAP 1055/1 chromosome 30, whole genome shotgun sequence, a single window of DNA contains:
- a CDS encoding predicted protein has protein sequence MSESGQEAHDEIPMSDSNHEDSERISRVEIQLQDFVTQLRSLDLDGSFDLPKLEIPKNLPIHAPHAYPCEYSFSRLPSPPSSWPQAPVMLRPTPGSHTQIRGIRYADSKTYQNFSGFCAGCILPINTGAEEPGKSLVIDFETKHFVGTLLMRIKDVSALLDKSSYQQESYFDGKKRKFQAIIKGKFKTALPMSQCVTGQAFERPAGKLPGRLVVNAAIKFISTLAPQLEVTLDGNEPRFITPLVATAHTVLVEDYIRPETEMTDSDAAGSAEWTMEEMKERTDPKLEKLVNYHVYAGSTDMECDVVEPPTDVTTSILQTVEGQIELGESSTVSARMKHRKKIFNKIAASRNALPCFRTDQQYTFEFYQHLLIFTDTDDLKLDLGRALGYAGLARPLNGQPIKCMAAHKHSESTALDTLWSFDIWHHSLYGLAQQALNSDK, from the coding sequence ATGTCCGAGTCCGGACAAGAGGCGCACGACGAGATCCCCATGTCCGATTCCAACCACGAAGACTCGGAGCGGATTTCCCGGGTCGAAATACAGTTGCAGGATTTTGTTACTCAGTTGCGTTCGTTGGATCTCGACGGTTCCTTCGATCTACCCAAGCTCGAGATTCCTAAGAACTTGCCTATTCACGCTCCACATGCGTACCCGTGCGAATATTCCTTCTCCCGTTTGCCGTCCCCTCCATCTTCTTGGCCGCAGGCCCCCGTAATGTTACGACCCACACCAGGTTCCCACACGCAAATTCGGGGGATCCGATACGCTGATTCCAAGACGTACCAGAACTTTTCCGGTTTTTGCGCCGGCTGCATCCTGCCGATTAATACTGGAGCGGAAGAGCCGGGCAAGTCGTTGGTCATTgatttcgaaacgaaacatTTCGTTGGCACCTTGTTGATGCGCATCAAAGACGTTTCTGCTCTTCTCGATAAGTCCAGTTATCAACAAGAGTCTTACTTTGATGGTAAGAAACGCAAGTTCCAAGCGATAATCAAGGGAAAATTTAAAACCGCCTTGCCGATGAGCCAGTGCGTGACGGGGCAAGCCTTCGAACGGCCGGCCGGCAAGCTGCCGGGTCGCCTCGTAGTCAATGCCGCCATCAAATTTATATCCACACTCGCCCCCCAGCTGGAAGTGACGTTGGACGGCAATGAACCGCGTTTCATTACACCCTTGGTCGCTACGGCGCACACCGTTCTCGTCGAAGACTACATCCGTCCGGAAACAGAGatgactgacagtgatgcGGCGGGATCCGCCGAATGGACAATGGAAGAGATGAAGGAAAGAACCGATCCGAAACTAGAAAAGCTCGTCAACTACCACGTGTATGCCGGATCGACCGATATGGAATGCGATGTTGTCGAACCACCAACGGACGTCACAACAAGCATTCTGCAGACGGTTGAGGGCCAAATTGAGCTGGGAGAATCGTCCACGGTCAGCGCTCGTATGAAGCACCGGAAGAAAAttttcaacaaaattgcGGCATCTCGCAACGCGCTGCCCTGTTTTCGAACTGACCAACAATACACCTTTGAGTTTTATCAGCATTTGTTGATCTTTACAGATACGGATGATTTAAAGCTAGACCTCGGACGTGCGTTGGGATATGCTGGGTTGGCTCGTCCCTTGAATGGTCAACCGATCAAATGCATGGCGGCGCACAAACATTCCGAAAGCACGGCGTTGGATACACTTTGGTCCTTCGACATTTGGCACCACTCCCTGTACGGTCTAGCGCAGCAAGCTTTAAACAGCGACAAATGA
- a CDS encoding predicted protein, with the protein MKSGHAKAPRANPAWPADSNGATVVKSTTTTTTNTPPPSVTEGTPRKKATTNKLPRRTDTADAPTPASSSATPATLEPTTNGHSHHGTAATNANGNNATKPSRKRNSSLSGSKTYLQIIHEAILALGDRTGSSIPALTKWILQEYPQLDGPQFKNRILQAVKSGTKAERFQKVKCSYKIAAVFKEKERQAARKKKNAVAAAAAAAAKKKKKAATPPTLAQTQAAHEQKLAQLQKSLSPEALARKKVDLARQEEATRQRLQAEKVAKERADRLRRRRFPMEDTRLHQEDAELHVKPPADVLARPYLPYFWYMTTDLHDPSRHGKTSSQILQASKVDGLDTGNHGLVPDLLGVYHFFRGDVQFRIPDERELVPPFSLAQLVFATEQILNGNAKRSRIVPPLLSSLFCTCLQILCRAPEDTAEKTSQTQLQKDLHRYLAPALTPASWADVLYLYMDAMERFYATDASRDPNVLPPLQIDVEYLLAVRDDIVVPMTPATTVKGKSSETNLNPLPGGYFAYLGDPRGILFRAFSKLGRQDPWLLTAEELIVLLRVLTDDILASHPAISQDVAAREEEMLALSKAKRAADTKLRKVRLAFEGPKKPATATVKKPEENKEVTKDEKTSETENQNGNEDEKEEILFKPTATQKQLESAVKAQQKASEAYEKGIRKLTARTEPIGYDRNFNAIYCFRHDPEVLYVEDLRQPSTVANHLPLDMQFKRRSWHLIETTALFDSFTGSLDIRGRREHDLYEELVGPQGAQQSLRRFLHDNMKEQNEAVARVRELESLKKRLEVARVKCDEEQGRRSGRLAGQAGEELSSLEFQIEILESRINGTSAPEPRDYEELTGLTLLRKFDSNSGMGARRTREQKQQTKTHNLPILPCSKMCGTGNIDGTGLVGLLVSGLLEVEEICETLAPWERTDTTRGEWVARLENAVHTWNAVSPMVLGLADAPPMKVIGSPAQSSPPNGSSGVQRSARRTSLDSLESASKKRKVETPPPTSTTFHSAANIVSMIRQPLIDLEARVAAITNLDVASKDADIADDNLSTDGSEDDQAIKEKLERAWKRQIHRLRNTLTHRYGQIREFLVAAIAAARKAHVPEVVAELRAALLQYHPGAASECKYAAIKVLLAHGDYEPDEDEEEEEQYDVREEGDEVEIPSVICAEAAMLASSLDGSEDATRADWIDSVKACKTISRLASLVGAFVKNAQDKMGKLEDERDDLLAAIKTWEKEEERRVKNRGGKKPVGRPTKDSVGPSEVWANVRFSDEICMAKAENWPWWPARKCTPKDGSLARSLAGLDRSLVALIGEMGGLRVVKTESIKAFSGTLVEDEDLGQYNKSVRSQLDDCMAMGRRIARGMEKKR; encoded by the coding sequence ATGAAATCGGGACACGCAAAGGCCCCTCGTGCCAATCCAGCCTGGCCCGCGGATTCCAACGGCGCAACTGTCGTGaagtcgacgacgacaacaacgaccaacaCCCCTCCTCCATCGGTCACCGAAGGAACGCCCCGGaagaaggcaacgacgaatAAGCTCCCCCGCCGGACCGACACGGCCGACGCCCCGACTCCGGCCTCGTCGTCCGCCACCCCAGCGACTCTGGAACCCACCACCAACGGCCACAGCCACCACGGAACTGCGGCAACCAACGCGAACGGAAACAACGCCACCAAACCCAGCCGGAAGCGAAACTCGTCCCTCAGTGGTTCCAAAACCTACCTACAGATCATTCACGAAGCCATCCTCGCTCTCGGTGATCGCACCGGCTCCTCCATTCCGGCCTTGACCAAATGGATCCTTCAAGAATACCCGCAACTCGACGGGCCACAGTTTAAAAATAGAATCCTGCAAGCCGTCAAGTCGGGAACCAAAGCCGAGCGCTTCCAAAAGGTCAAATGCAGTTACAAAATTGCCGCCGTCTTTAAAGAAAAGGAACGCCAAGCCGCccgcaagaaaaagaacgccgttgccgccgcggccgctgccgccgccaagaagaaaaagaaagccgCCACGCCCCCCACCCTCGCACAGACGCAGGCCGCTCACGAACAAAAACTGGCCCAGCTACAGAAATCCTTGTCCCCCGAAGCCCTCGCCCGCAAAAAGGTTGATCTCGCCCGTCAGGAAGAAGCCACGCGACAACGACTCCAAGCCGAAAAGGTTGCCAAAGAACGCGCCGATCGTCTCCGCCGACGGCGCTTTCCCATGGAGGATACCCGCTTGCATCAGGAAGACGCCGAATTGCACGTCAAACCACCGGCGGATGTCTTGGCTCGACCGTATTTGCCCTACTTTTGGTATATGACGACTGATCTACACGATCCATCCCGCCACGGCAAAACATCCTCGCAAATTTTACAAGCGTCCAAAGTAGACGGACTCGACACGGGGAATCACGGTTTGGTGCCGGATTTGTTGGGCGTCTACCACTTTTTTCGAGGGGATGTACAATTTAGGATTCCGGACGAACGGGAGCTCGTGCCCCCATTTTCGCTGGCGCAACTCGTGTTTGCGACGGAACAGATTCTGAACGGTAACGCCAAGCGATCGCGCATCGTTCCACCCTTACTGAGTTCCTTATTTTGCACTTGCTTGCAAATTTTGTGTAGAGCTCCGGAAGACACTGCCGAAAAAACGTCACAAACGCAACTCCAAAAGGACCTGCACCGGTACCTGGCTCCCGCGCTGACTCCGGCGAGCTGGGCCGACGTACTCTACCTGTAcatggacgccatggaaagATTTTACGCGACGGATGCTTCACGAGACCCGAACGTTTTGCCACCGCTGCAGATTGACGTCGAATACTTGTTGGCCGTCCGCGACGACATTGTCGTGCCCATGACACCGGCGACGACCGTAAAGGGCAAAAGTAGTGAAACGAATTTGAATCCTTTGCCCGGCGGTTACTTTGCATATCTGGGGGACCCGCGCGGAATCTTGTTTCGAGCCTTTAGCAAACTGGGTCGACAGGATCCTTGGTTGTTGACGGCGGAAGAATTGATAGTCCTGCTACGGGTTCTGACAGATGATATCCTGGCGTCCCACCCTGCCATTAGCCAAGACGTGGCCGCTCGGGAGGAAGAAATGCTCGCGTTGTCCAAGGCGAAGCGTGCGGCGGATACTAAACTTCGCAAAGTACGGCTGGCCTTTGAAGGCCCCAAGAAACCGGCGACTGCTACTGTGAAAAAGCCggaagaaaacaaggaaGTGACCAAGGACGAAAAGACGTCCGAGACGGAGAATCAGAACGGCAACGAAgacgagaaagaagaaattctGTTCAAGCCGACGGCTACGCAGAAGCAATTGGAATCGGCTGTGAAAGCCCAGCAAAAAGCGAGCGAAGCTTACGAAAAGGGTATTCGCAAACTGACGGCACGAACGGAGCCCATAGGTTATGACCGCAATTTCAACGCTATCTATTGCTTTCGACACGATCCTGAGGTCTTGTACGTGGAAGATTTACGACAGCCTTCAACTGTAGCGAACCATTTGCCACTTGACATGCAATTTAAGCGTCGTTCATGGCACTTGATTGAGACTACAGCCTTGTTTGACTCATTTACGGGGAGTCTAGACATTCGAGGAAGAAGAGAGCATGACTTGTACGAAGAACTCGTTGGCCCACAGGGAGCTCAGCAGTCGCTTCGTCGTTTCTTGCATGACAATATGAAAGAGCAAAATGAAGCAGTCGCACGAGTGCGAGAACTGGAATCGCTGAAAAAACGACTGGAGGTGGCTAGAGTCAAGTGCGACGAAGAACAAGGGCGTAGAAGCGGGCGTTTGGCAGGACAGGCGGGAGAAGAGCTGAGCTCTCTCGAGTTCCAAATTGAGATTCTCGAAAGCAGGATTAACGGCACGTCAGCACCAGAGCCGCGTGATTACGAGGAGTTGACAGGTTTGACTCTGCTTCGCAAATTTGATTCAAACAGTGGCATGGGAGCTCGTCGAACCCGTGAGCAGAAACAGCAAACCAAGACCCACAACCTGCCGATTTTACCTTGCAGCAAGATGTGCGGCACCGGCAATATTGACGGTACAGGATTGGTTGGCCTTTTGGTATCGGGACTACTAGAGGTCGAGGAAATTTGCGAAACTCTTGCCCCATGGGAGCGCACAGACACAACGCGAGGCGAGTGGGTAGCTCgtttggagaatgctgttCATACATGGAATGCTGTCAGTCCCATGGTCCTTGGTTTAGCGGATGCGCCGCCGATGAAAGTTATTGGCTCACCGGCTCAGTCCAGCCCTCCAAACGGGTCTTCGGGTGTACAACGTAGCGCCAGACGCACATCTCTCGATAGCTTGGAGTCGGCTTCGAAGAAACGCAAGGTTGAGACTCCTCCTCCAACGTCAACGACTTTTCATTCTGCTGCCAATATAGTTTCGATGATTCGCCAACCTCTGATTGATCTTGAAGCCCGTGTAGCGGCCATAACAAATCTAGACGTGGCGAGCAAAGATGCGGATATCGCCGACGATAACTTGTCAACGGATGGGTCAGAAGACGATCAAGCCATCAAGGAAAAACTAGAGCGCgcttggaaaaggcaaaTACACCGTCTACGCAATACACTGACCCACCGTTACGGTCAAATTCGTGAATTCTTAGTTGCTGCGATTGCGGCAGCTCGCAAGGCCCATGTGCCAGAAGTAGTAGCCGAGCTCCGGGCGGCTCTCTTACAATATCATCCTGGAGCCGCTTCCGAGTGCAAGTATGCAGCAATCAAGGTCTTGCTCGCACACGGCGATTACGAgcccgacgaagacgaggaagaagaagagcaATATGACGTCAGGGAGGAAGGAGACGAAGTGGAGATTCCATCGGTGATTTGCGCAGAAGCTGCGATGCTCGCTAGCAGCCTAGATGGGTCCGAGGACGCCACGCGAGCGGATTGGATAGATTCCGTCAAGGCGTGCAAGACAATCTCGCGGTTAGCTTCATTGGTCGGGGCCTTTGTCAAGAATGCGCAAGATAAGATGGGAAAGCTAGAAGACGAACGGGACGACTTGTTGGCGGCTATTAAGACATGGGAGAAGGAGGAAGAACGCCGAGTCAAAAATCGCGGCGGCAAAAAGCCAGTCGGTCGACCCACAAAAGATAGTGTTGGACCCTCGGAAGTGTGGGCCAACGTGCGTTTCTCGGACGAGATTTGTATGGCCAAGGCGGAAAACTGGCCTTGGTGGCCAGCTCGCAAGTGTACGCCAAAGGACGGTTCTTTGGCTCGATCTTTGGCCGGTCTTGATCGCTCTTTGGTTGCGCTTATCGGTGAAATGGGAGGACTCCGGGTGGTTAAAACTGAGAGTATTAAGGCTTTCTCGGGAACGCTGGTGGAGGACGAGGACCTTGGGCAGTACAACAAGAGCGTTCGATCGCAGTTGGATGATTGTATGGCCATGGGTCGTCGTATTGCGCGCgggatggaaaagaagcGATAG
- a CDS encoding predicted protein, with translation MKSSLSFGTLAVLALNLSVAAKAVPNSDNLDALEIDPSRRLKSSKSSKSSKSSSSKNTSAPLPVPVPTTNPSGMPSTVPTVAPPTDAPVLATPAPTDAPVLATPAPTDAPVLTTPVPTTAPDLATIAPTSSSKSSKSSKNGKSMMKRGR, from the coding sequence ATGAAGAGTTCTCTTTCTTTCGGAACCCTGGCGGTCCTCGCCTTGAATCTCTCCGTGGCTGCCAAAGCAGTGCCAAACAGCGACAATCTGGACGCCCTGGAAATCGATCCTAGTCGTCGTCTGAAGTCCTCCAAGTCGTCGAAGTCATCCAAATCCTCCAGTAGCAAGAATACATCTGCTCCTCTCCCGGTTCCTGTGCCAACGACCAATCCTTCGGGCATGCCTTCGACCGTCCCTACCGTGGCGCCACCTACCGACGCTCCCGTACTCGCGACTCCGGCCCCTACCGACGCTCCCGTGCTCGCGACTCCGGCCCCTACCGACGCTCCCGTGCTAACGACTCCGGTACCTACCACCGCCCCCGACCTCGCTACCATCGCCCCCACTTCCAGTAGCAAGAGCAGCAAGAGTAGCAAAAACGGCAAGTCCATGATGAAAAGAGGACGTTGA
- a CDS encoding predicted protein, producing MSLPLPLPPLLPSYRRTELYLMGSSKLRSELSPFAICRTSGSVSRLQSSCTNGEGSIGIFVSSPRRFQSARTYSKATKVHVANTEILRLRFRRGTLQVFELVEGREHPSRAGEKVETVGGLVVGFLERSRPTHPTPPPHIKGRGTGNQKHHRKERLVRSGRAQKTVRPVESGWGCNGHLGFTPAKPDALRNKVKSSVLQGLLGPFSAVYSNVVVFSGESRNGTSSGAYEESVWIDTRPPPPLLVLKAFQLSHSSEVTGD from the exons ATGTCTCTTCCATTGCCTTTGCCTCCATTGCTGCCCTCTTATCGTCGCACCGAGCTTTACCTCATGGGGAGCTCCAAATTGCGATCGGAACTTTCGCCGTTCGCC ATATGCCGCACCTCGGGATCGGTTTCACGGCTCCAGTCTTCATGCACCAATGGGGAAGGGTCCATTGGTATATTCGTGTCTTCGCCGAGGCGTTTCCAATCGGCAAGGACGTACAGCAAAGCCACCAAGGTACATGTGGCTAATACTGAAATCCTGCGGCTGCGATTCCGCCGAGGTACCCTGCAAGTTTTTGAACTGGTTGAGGGACGCGAACATCCAAGCCGCGCAGGGGAGAAAGTAGAGACCGTTGGCGGTCTGGTCGTGGGCTTCTTGGAACGATCGCGACCAACGCACCCAACACCACCCCCGCACATAAAGGGTCGAGGCACCGGAAACCAGAAACATCACCGAAAAGAACG ACTTGTCCGCAGCGGGCGTGCGCAAAAAACCGTG CGCCCGGTTGAGAGCGGCTGGGGGTGCAACGGGCATCTTGGCTTTACCCCAGCGAAACCCGACGCACTCCGGAACAAGGTAAAGTCAAGCGTCTTACAAGGCCTCCTAGGCCCCTTCTCGGCAGTCT ATAgcaatgtcgtcgtcttctcaGGAGAGAGCAGGAACGGCACTAGCAGCGGTGCTTACGAGGAGTCCGTTTGGATCGATACGCGGCCCCCGCCCCCTCTCCTTGTTCTGAAAGCTTTCCAGCTTTCGCATTCATCGGAAGTGACAGGCGACTGA